The DNA window CTTTCAGTACTCAACCTCCTTGGCCATAATGACCTTCACCTCTGCTCCCACTCGGACCTCACCCTCAACCTTGGCCACTCTCTTCATTTATCCCCGAATTCTTCCCAGGCGTGGCCCATTCTCTGTGTCCCTCCTGGCCTCTGCTCTAACACCCCCGTCGAGACATAGACCTAGGACTGCCCCCTGGGGTCTCAGTGCCTTGTCTTCCCCAAAGTCAGTCATCTCAGACACTCTTGACTAAAGACACCCCAATTCTCTCCCCATCTTATCCTTCTCCTGACCTGCCCAGAAGAAACCTTCAACCCTGGAATCCTGTTCATGGCTACCACATTTGCTCGAAAAAAACCGAATAACCAAGCACGCTGGAGTCAGTCATTACACGTTATGGTTTTCAACTTCATCTGAGCCTGTAACGCTACCTGGAAATCTCTTAACCTCCCCCGCTGGCTCCTTTGTGCAGTCCCCAAGGCAGATATTTCAGCCTCCACCACCCACTCCTTGAAACTTTTATTCCACTCCCAGACCCCTTCTTTGCTGTCTTAGCAGGTGTGCTTGCCTcctacccccgcccccccaccctccctgagAAAAGCAAGGCCACCAGACGGGAGCAGGCTCAGCCCTGCTCAGAGGAACAtaccctctcccctcctgcctcaggtGAGCCCGCTCCTATCTGAGGCCACCCTGTTCACCTGGCCTTAGATCCCATCTCTCTGGCATCCCTCTCTCTTCAGCGCTCTCTTTTTCACCTCTGAAATGCTCAAATCTCCCTATACTTGGATAAAGAAAAATCCTTTAGGTTCCCTTCAAGCTACTCTTTTGTTCTATGAAGCTAACTCCCTCCTCTACCATCAAGCTTCCTTTTTTTAACTACAGcagttatattaaaaagaaaaagaattctcaaaCTTCTTGCAACAGTGACACAGAGCCGCGAACCCCATTTCTGTTTCTGAGTCTTCTCTACCAGTCACCCCCCCTCAACCCATTAAGACTGGTGTTGGCCTTCCCCACACCATGAGAAATGTTCCCATAAGCCACTCCAAGGATCTCTCAACCGCCAAATTCAATGGCCAATCTTCAGGCTTCATCCTACTTGATCATCTCACAGCGTTTGATATGCTTGGCTCTCTGTTCGTGAGCCTCTCCCCTCCTTGGCTTGTGATTGAGCCCCTCAGTGTTCTgtccctgtcccctcctctcctgccctgccctctgccagGGTGATCTAGCTCATCCTCTCTCTTACAGTCTCTAAGTCAACAACCCCCCCAAAAGACACCTCTGGCCCAGAGCCCTGCCCTTTTCTAACTGTCCCCTGGGCATCTCCCGCTGGATTCCCTACAGATACCTCAAAGGTCTCGAACTGGGCCATTCCTCTTTCTGCAGAACCTGTTTCTCCTCTTGCCTTAACACCGCCCGGTCCCAAGCATAAACTCCCTGTCGTTCTCAGCACCTCAATCCTGAGGCCATCACCAACTTTTCCTGAGATAAGACAGCCTCCTCTCTGGTCTCCCTGTTCCTGCCCAGCCTCCATTCTGCCTCCTTAGCTTACTGTCCTAAAAGACAAATATGATTATATCACTTTCTGACTGAGGATCTTCAGATGGCAAAGTGAggccctctcccacctctcccagcATGCTCTGCAGTCTCCACCCGGCCACACATACATGTCTCCCTTAGCTCCGCCCGCCCCCACGCCCCCGCGCACCTCCTAAGTGTCTCACGTTCTCCAAACTCACACACAAAAGCCTCCCCCTGGAATGCTCTCCTCGACTCCTCAGCCTAACAAACCCCCGGAGTGCCCCCAAACCCACCTCTTTTTTCACTTCTTCTATGAAGCCTTCATTAATATCCCCCCATCCCAAACAGGTTGTTCTGTCCTCTGTGCTGCCCAGAGCCTGCTTCACTCCTCGATCGGGGCGCTCTCCGCATTTGTCACTGATCTATTTGCTGTCGCTCTCCCCCACCATTTGGTGGGCTCCTCCAGGGCaagcctcccttccctcccctccctttatctccatctccatctctagCACCCAAGAAGCCCTTGGTAAATGTGACAGAACGTCTTAGGCCTCCCAGGCCCCAACTCCTTCAGCTTTCTGCTCACCTGAATTCGGAGCTGGACTCCGATAAGAGGGGCCTGCCCAGCGTTTCTTGGAGCCATTGCTGCAGTAACGCCTCCTGCTCAGGACCCTCTCTGCGAGCTGCCGCCAGCCATAGGCGGGGGCCGTCCTCATCACTGGAGTCCCTGGAGAAGCCTCCCATCTCAGTAGCCCACAgaggtcctgggggaggggtggctgcCCCCACTGCCCCCACAGACTCCGGCCACCCCATGTCGCTGGAGACTCACAGCTCCAGGTCCAGCTCCCCCTGGTAGGAGAGGGGAGATGCACACACGGAGCAGGTGTTGTCCAGGAGGCGGAAGCAGGTGAGACAGAAGAGACCTGGAGGAGGCCGGGGGGAAAGGAGGTAAACTTGTACCCCCCCAACCACTGTGCTCCCCAGCTTTCAGCCCTTGCCTCCCCGACCCCACCCTTGGGAGGACCATCCTCATCAAGCGGTGCACACTAGGGAGTTGCTGCAACGCCACTTGCATATAAATTCTATTTGCACCGGAGGATTAAGGCTCACAGAGAAAATGAGCTACCTGAGGGCTCTGTGTAAATGAGGACATGCATAGTAATGAAGGGAGGGGTACAAAAGGTGAGGTACAGGAGAAGTCCGTAAAAGAAGGACAACAGCTGATTGTCATATGCAAATGTGGTGAGtcccagaagggagaggcataCTCCCCAGGCGTCTCACCTCGGCAGCCTGGGGTACTGCAGGACACCGAATTCTCTGTGTCCCCCTCATCCTGGGGCTGCCCGCAGCCCAGGCAGTAGGTCTGCTGCTGCCTAGAGTGGCTGATAAACGGAGCCAGGCAGGAGCACCTGAGGAGAGGGGTCCCAGACACTAAGCAGGCCAGCCCaatatatccagacaaaaatgtaattcaaaaagatacatacacccctgggacttccctggtggtgcagtggttaagaatctgcctgccaatgcaggagacacgggttcgagccctggtctgggaagatcccacatgccatggagcgactaagctggtgtgtcacaactactgagactgtgctctagagcccgcgagccacaactactgaagcctgcgcgcctagagcccctgctccacagcaagagaagccaccacaatgagaagcccacacactgcaacaaagagtagcccccactcgccgcaactagagaaagcccgtgtgcagcaacgaaaacccaacgtagccaaaaataaataaattaattaaaaagataatacacctctatgttcatagcagcactattcacaatagccaagacatggaaacaacctaaatgtccaaggacagatgaatggataaagaagatgtggtacatatatacaatggaatactactcagccataaaagagaatgaaataatgccatttgcagcaacatggatggacctagatattatcatactaagtgaagtaagtcagaaagagaaatactatgTGATATGGCTTATACATGATATCTAAAAtgcgacacaaatgaacttttatgaaacagaaacagactcagagacatgtggttgccaaaggggaggggggtgagggagggatggagtgggagtttggggttagcagatgcaaactattatatatagaatggataaacaacaaggtcctactgtatagcacagggaactatattcaatatcctgtgataaaccataaaggaaaagaatatatataaaaaaaagagtttatgtgtgtgtgtggctgaatcactttgctatacggcagaaattaacacaacattgtaaatcgactatatttcaattttaaaattaattaattttttagaaaaagcagGCCAGCCCAGCCAGCGTAGCTAACCCTTGTCTTCTCTAGCACCATCCTCCAAACCAAGGGTAGTGCTTCCTGCAGGCTAACCTCCATCCCTCTGACTATAGCAACAACATCTCTGCttcctgtcctcctcctcctttcactCCCCACCCCTAAGAATTCTCATCCTCAATCCATTCATGCATGAATGCCATGCAGTGAGCACCCTCTTCAAACAAACCTCTGGACACCTAGGAAGGACAGTGATCCATTCTGACCTCTGGCTCTTTTTCTACCCCCTCTCACCCCACTTCATATAAGGAAGGACAGTGGGCTCACCGCCTGGCCAGCACCTGGAGGACACTCATGTGGCCCTGGTCAGCTGCCCGTCTCCTCACTGATCGGTGCAGGGCAGCCAGAAGCTTGGTTCGGCGGCTCAGAAGTACATTGTAGAGGTAGGAGATCCTCTCCTGCTGGAGGGGAGGTCAAGGATGGGGTGCCCTTGATCCTGTTTCTTCTACGTGGAATGCCCTCTGCTCCCACCTCACTCCCTACCTTTGCCTTCTGTCCAACTCCTATGAATCCCTCTAGGCTTGGCTCAATGCCCCTTCCTGGGGGAagactttgggacttccctagaTGGATTCACCCATTCCCTCCTCTGGGTTTCCATAACACTTTATTCATTCCttaataaaaacacttttttcatTGTAACATCTTGTTAAAATCCTgtccgggggcttccctggtggcgcagtggttgagaatctgcctgccaatgcaggggacacgggttcgagccctggtctgggaggatcccacatgctgcggagcaactaggcctgtgagccacaattactgagcctgcgcatctggagcctgtgctctgcaacaagagaggccgcgatagtgagaggcccgcgcaccgcgatgaagagtggcccccacttgccacaactagagaaagccctcgcacagaaacgaagacccaacacagccataaataaataaataaataaataaataaataaaagcctgtCCGGCCTGCCTCAAGACTGTGTCTGGTTCACCCTGGCATCCTTGAGGCCAGCACGGTAACTGGCATACGGTAGATGCTCAGTGAGTGGGTcataaatgagtaaacaaatggTGAGTTTCCATTCACACCTCAACATGTTAACATGGCTCCTGTCCCCCTAGGGTTTTAGCAAAACTTTGGAGGCAAGCTTTGTCTCAGAAAGCCCTGCCCCAAGAGGCACCAGTTCTGCCATCTGCAGTCCAGATCATTTGCTTTGGGGTTCAACCAGAGGAGAGAGAGCTGGGCTGCTGAAGGCCTCTTAACTCCCCCAAACCAAGACAGACAGCCATGATCTcagcagcctggggaggggggcaggaacTGGCCACGGACCCCTCACCTGCTCCCGGGATGGGTAGTAGGAGGCACAGATGACCCGCCGCAGGCGACTGACATAGTTGCCAAACAAAGTGATGAAGAAGCACAGGCCATACATGACACCTGGGGGCACAGAAGACACAGTAAGCCACTGTTGGAGGGCACGAGGTGCCAGCCACGCTCACCCTCAGCAGTCTGCGCCTCCTTCCCTGAATGGTGTCTATTCCCCCAGTGCCCTCAGGGGTGTGGATACCGATGACTATGTAACCAGTGGTGTTGGGCTCCGAGGGACGCAGGAGGCAGCGCTGGGACAAGATGGTGATGTTGCCTTGCTGCAGGACATCAAATGCCGACACCAGGTCGCGGTAAATCTTCCCAGTAGAGCCGGTGCCTTCCACAGTTATGGAtattagcacagggcctggcaccaaGACACTGTGTGAGGGATGCTCTTGGCAGCTGCCCACTCCACCATGCCGGAAAGGCCATACTTTCTGGAGGGTGGAGAGTGGACAGTGCAGGGCATAGAGATGGCCCCCAGGCCCTCAGCCAGGGGTCTTGGACGCCCTAGGCACCCTCATGGTGCCCTGGGGCCTAACATCAGCCCTTGGCACCTGGGACTGGCTCCATGGTCCAGAGCTGGCTGGCACTGGTGCCTGGTCTGCCTTCCCAGGCTACCAGATTTGAAATGATCTTAATGGTCAGTGAGTCCATCCCCTGACTCCGTGACCACCcagaagcatttattttaaagcatttgcctgggggaggaaaggattgggagtttgggattagcagatgcaaactattatatgtagaatggataaacaaggtcctactgtatagcactgggaactatattcaatatcctgtgataaaccataatggaaaagaataggaaaaagaatatatatattatgtataactgaatcacttttctgtacagcagaaattaacacaacattgtaagtcaactatacttcaataaaatttaaatttaaattaaaaaaaaatgaagcatttgCTAAGCATTGACTGTGTAGCGGGTACTGAACTAAGTGTTTTAtggattgttttgggttttgtttttttttaatttatttttggctgcattgggtcttcgttgctgcgtgcaggctttctctagttggggcgagcaggggctactcttcattgcggtgtgcgggcttctcattgcggtggcttctctttgttgtggagcacaggctctaggcatgcgggctccagtagttgtggcacgtgggctcagtagttgtggctcgtgggctctagagtgcaggctcagtagttgtggcgcacaggcttagttgctccgcggcatatggatcttttcggaccagggcttgaactcatgtcctctgcattggcaggcggactctcaaccactgtgccaccagagaagtcccatgttctgggtattttttttttaactttttctgttgGGCCTCTGGTACACAGGATTAGATTCATTCTATTCTGTGGTTTGTGGCACACACTCAATCAAAGGTCCACCAGCCACTTAGTACATGTGGTCTCATTTACTCCTTAGAGCCACCCAGAGAGGTTGCTACCATGATTGTGCCAtggttcagatgaggaaactgaaggtctGAGAGGTTCAGCAAGGTTGCTCAAGGTCACCATCTGGTAAAGGACActactgagatttgaacccaggccagtCTGACTTTAGAGCTTGTGTTTTTAGCTATTCTGTTATGGTATAATCTTGAAATGGGCACAGCGGTTACCAGGCAGAGGATAGAGCTGGAAGAGTGGCAATGTCAGGGGCTGGTAAGTATGAGTGACATGGGGACATTCAGGCAATCCCCCAGGACTGAGGAAACTAAGGAGGTTCAGGCGCTCACTGCGGGCCACGATCTCCCCCTGCAGCTGGTACCGGGCCAGGTCCAGGACCCAGAAGATGGCATAGTCCAAGAAGACCAGGAGGAAAACGAGGAGGAGGTGCCGAATAAGGTGGAAGGTCGCCAGGATGTAAAAAATCTGCTCCCACTGGGACAAGAAGATGGAGCCTGGGTAGGGGAGAGCTGGTCAGGAGGATGCTCCCCAATTCTCCCACCCACCAGAACCCAGCTCCTACAGAGATCTCCCTCCTGGAGGCGGCTCCTGCCCCTGATCAAGCTGGAGCCTGTCTGCTCATCTGGAAGACGCGGAAGCTGTGAGGACCCCTGGGCAAAGGTGGGAAGCACTCTTTGTGGGCAGGGGCTCCGTGGCTAGAGGTGCAGGCCTAGCATCTCCACCTGGGCCTGGTGGCCTATTTCCAGTCTCTAGGAATCCTCCCTCCTGAGGCATCCTTGATACCCTTACCTGGCCCCCCACTTCACAGACAGCactgcccacccctgcccagctGCATCACCTCCATATCAGCACAGGCACACTGCCTGCTCGCCACCCGCCCCCGCATCGAAAGCCTCCCCAACTTCACGTCCCTTCCTCCATATCCACTCCCCACCCATCCTTCCCTCCGTCCCGACATCCAGGGTGCTCCCAGAAGCATcatcttccccttctctctctgtctgcgtGCTCTGAGGGACCCTACTTTCCCCTTTCATTCTGAGGGCTCCCCAAAGACAGGGTTGTGTCTCCCCGCCGCCGGAAATTTCCTTCAGCTCTGGCCTGTCTCCCCTACCTCTCGTCCCGCCCTGAGCCCGGCCTGTGCACGGCACTTCTGGGCAGGGCAGTAGGGTTGGGGGAATCCCTGGCCTCCCTCAGGGTCCCTGTCTCCGGGTCCCCAGGGCCCTCACCCGGCTGGATGTACTGTCTGGCCTCATGGGCACTGAGTGGCAGCACTGTGGGCAATCCCGCCACGGAGCGGACAGCATCCAGGCGCAGGAATCGGCTGGTGATGTAGAAGTTGTCAAAATTGTCCCAGTTCAGGTAGCGGTACCGGTAACACAGGGCTCTGGTGGGGCACACGTGAGGCCCCTCAGCACCCCCCGACCAGACCCCCCAGGGCAGggcacctcccccaccccccaccctgcccccaaacTCCAGCCTCCCAGGATGCCATGGGCGTGGGCCGGCCCCCCAGCAGCCCTAGCTCTCCGCCCTCACACCCGTCCTCCATCCCCTCACTGGAGGTAGAGAAGCATGAGCAGCAGAGGCGTGGTGTAGCCCATCAGAGCCAAGGCCTCTCGGACGCGGTGCAGCTTCATGCTGACAGCTTCATGGAGGTCCAGAGCTACCTGGGACAGGCTCCGAGAGGCATTGAGATCCACAGAGAAGTGGTGGGTGGCTGTCATGTTGAACTCAAACTCCTGACGCACCTGGTTAATCAGCCTCCTCACGGCTGAGGTCCGCGGGTCCGGGGGAGAGGCAAGCAAGGAGAGTTAGGAGGGCGTGGGGCTGCCCTCGGGAGGGGCCTGGTCAGCCCAGGGGTCCCACGGCTCACAGGCCAGCCGGGAACCCCCAGTGTTGGGGCCTACAGTGGACTGAGGAGGGGACAAAGTCTCCGCAGTCTATGCCATTGCCGCTGCGTGCTTAGCACCAGCCTTACGTCTCCACAACGAACATCTCAATGACCTGCCACAGGGGCAGGGACCCtgcttctctccccagctcctgctcTCAAGTCAGGCTTTCAGGAAGCACCTCCTCTTCTCTGGGCCCCAATTTCCTGGACACTGGCCTGGGTAACCTCTTGAGGTCCTTTCCTGCATTTTCATTCACGGTCTGGGAGCACTCCTGGGCTGGCACAtcctgggatgggggaggaaggcCTCTCAGGAGCACCGCATGCAGCAGGGCTAGGAGGGGATCACTCACGCGTGACGATGCTCTCACGCAGGAAGGTTTGGATGTACCCGGGGATGATGCAGAAAACCTGGACCACTGAGAGCGGAGACCgagtgtcagcagggccagggAGACACagcctgcctctcccacctccaaggACCTTGCTCTCACAAGGCCCCCTGACTTTTCACTTTTCCTACTAGCCTCCACACAGGCTCAGAACATTTTGGCTTCTCCTTATTACCCCACCCTCTGCATTGGTTCCTCCCTATCTGCCCCCAACAATCCCACAAAGGGCGTATCGTCCTTATTGGTCCCATATTTATTGCCCCCCGTTGGGCCCCTGGGCCCACCCTCCCACCTGACCCCTACATTTGCCGGGCCCCCAATCCTGCCAGCGAGCCCCCGGCTCTCTCACCACTGGCAAGTCCACAGAGCATCAGCTTGAAGGGCATGAGCACATAACACAGGTGGTAGGCTTGTGGTATGACCTGCATGCAGCTGTCCTTGGCGTCATCGAAGACCCGAGCACACTTCAGGTAAGGGTTGCCCAGCTCCGAGTTGCACACGTCACCGATGTGCAGGAGCCAATACCACACGTTCCGCAGGGCCCTGGCTGGGGATGGCTGCGGGGCTGGTACCCAGGAGTCCTGCAGCATCTTctcggggggtgggtggggaacgCCAGGACAGCACCCAGAGCTGGAGAGGCTCACGGTCAGGGGCCTGGCTGCGCTATATCCAGTGGGAACTAGTCAACACCCAGGCGGGGCCCAAACAGTCCTGGATgggggggtgagggtgaggagaCTGGGTGAAttctgacccccccccccacaaaacaGACATGCTAATGTACTGACCTATGTGCTTCACGCCATCCATGATTGACCGGAAGAACTTTCGGACCCGGTCAGCCACCTCCTTGGCCTTCTGGGCAATGGCTTTAATCTTGTTCAGGGCACCTGAGAGGCGGGGGCAGGGGTACTGTCGGATCTCCTCCTCTGAGGGCTGGTTCTCACCATTGCCCTGGCGTAGGGAGTGGAGGGGGCCTGCCACTCGGGAAATGGGCAGCCCGGATGCTTGGGTCTGGGAAATAGTTCATCTGGCGGTGGAGCAGGGCAGAGAGCGAGGGTCAGGGGGTCTAACAGGGTGCTTTGAGGTTAGGGCCCAGGACCAATGGAGAGGAATGAAGCCAGAGGACTGTAGAATGCGGAGGACGAGGGGGAACTTGGGAGTCCGTGGAGATGGGCGGCCTTACTGACGAGGGGCTGCCTGGCCCTCTCCAGCACTTCGGCGGTCTGGTTCAGGGCCAGTTCTGCCCCACAGGCCACAGCCTCGCTGGCCCGGGTGAAGTTGCGCAGGGTGTTGGCACAAGGCCCTTGCAATACCAACCCAAAGGCAGCCACCAATAGCAGTGTCCGGCCCTGCTCTGGGGAGAGAGCTCCCTCAGAACCAGGCCCCCAGCCTGGCACATGGCGGCATATACCATACAAGTGCCTTATAGAAGCCTTAAGAGTATTTCCCTCAACCGCCCTCTCCCTCAAgatccctcctgccccagcccctgccccagggcccacCCCTTCCACTGGGTGCCAAGCTCACTGGAGAAGGCCTGGGGCAGCAACAGGAGGACGGTGACTCGGACCTGGCGGGAGAATCCCATGCCCAGACTAAGGAAGGCGGCCAAAGTGAGGGTGCCCACCAGgcagccccaggggctgtgcccTTCCACCAGCAGCTCCAGGAGCCCATAGGCTGTGGCCAAGGACAAGCCCAGGATAAAGCCCCCCGTGCTGCGGACCACGGCCCGCGCCATGCTCGGCTCCTCTGCCCCCAAGGGGTGCGCCGCATCCTTCATGACTTTGGGCATGGCTGCGGAGACTAAACGTTTCCCTGTCTCCAGGCGATGCCCACCAGGTTCTGTGGCTCTTAAAGGCCCTAGAATTTCTCACCGAATTCTAAGGTTCCGGAGGGCTTTTGCTGTATCTTGGAATTCTTTATCCAGTTGCAAAGGGATAGGTAGGTTTCTAATCTCCACATTTCACAGCAGAGGGATTAAAAGACACAGACCCCAGACAGGTTGTGGGTGAGGCGGTGGAGACAGAAGCAGAACCTCTCGTCCAAGGACATCTTCGAGGAGACTTCTGGGATGAGAGAGTGTTCATCCAGAACACACTTATGGCCATCAGACCTCATCAGAACGGAGCAAAAGGGCAAAAAAGGAAACTACCCCACACCAGTGAGTCAGTCACCAGAGACCCCGACCCTTCCCAGTGACTCCCAGCgactcccagcccccactcctCTCACCCAATCTCTCCTCCAggaccccagccccttcccccacTTTGGGgtcccccagcctccaccccctcATCCGGTGCCCTCCTCTGGCCtagccctttcttcttctctcgcTCATGTCTGCCCCACTTCCCCAGGGTCCCTCATCCTCCTTCAGGATCCCCCAAGTCCCTGCCACCCTCATCCAGATTCCCCCGGCCTCTACCCCGCTGCAAGCCCCTAATCCTAATGAACCACGCCCCAGCCGGAAGAGTGGTATGTTGGCCTTGCTGGGCTAAACTCTTCGACCTTTCAGCGGTGCAGAGGTTCCTGAGCTGGGGGCTGCCCGTCTCCTGTAGCCGATTCCTGTGGCGCCAGCGGGGCGAGTTTCCGGTCAGTGCTTTCCTGCTGGGGGCAGGCACCGGGGGGCTCCTGGCCATAGGTGAGTATAGAGCAGAGGTCAGGGGTGGGGCCCATCTTTTGACCTTTGGCTTGACCCTGTATCCTTAGGTCTCTTTCAGCTCCTGGTGAACCCTATGAACATCTATGAAGATCAGAAGATGGTGACGTTGTACAGCTTGGTGGGTTAGTGCCAGGCTAAGGACAGGgacacagcccagccctgggTGCCCAGGAAGGAGTCTGCACTTGTTTCTTCTGTTCCCAAGTGTCCCTTGTAGCCTCAGCCTTGTCTTGGGCtttgagaggagggaagaggcccCCAGTCTACAGAAGAAGACACAGTCCTTGCCCGCTAGAGTCTCCCCAATCTGAGGGACTCCCTATTACCCTCATGATATGGTCCAAACCCCACGACCATTCATAATCCCCATCTCTCCTGACCTCTCTGGTCTTGTTTCCTGCTGCTTCTGATAAATtcaattcattcacttattcattcatttagcactAACTGAGCACTTGCTAaggattcagcagtgaacaaggtTGACAAGCACCCAGCACTTTTTACAAAAAGTTTTACACTCCTAGAGCTTATAATATATAACACatattacatacacatacatacattgtaatatatagtGCATacttgtatatatacatgtgcagTGACAGCTACAATATAAAtctaatgatttcttttttttataatgatttcttttttttctaattgacatatagttgatgtacaatattatgttagttccaggtgtactacacagtgatttgacatttgcagacattatgaaatgatcaccacgataagtctaggaACCATCTGTCCTCGTACAAAGTTACTACAATATTATTGGCcatgttcttttttaattgaagtacagttaatttacaatgttatattagtttcagatgtacagcatattgattcaatatctttatagattatac is part of the Balaenoptera musculus isolate JJ_BM4_2016_0621 chromosome 1, mBalMus1.pri.v3, whole genome shotgun sequence genome and encodes:
- the DCST2 gene encoding LOW QUALITY PROTEIN: DC-STAMP domain-containing protein 2 (The sequence of the model RefSeq protein was modified relative to this genomic sequence to represent the inferred CDS: substituted 2 bases at 2 genomic stop codons); the protein is MPKVMKDAAHPLGAEEPSMARAVVRSTGGFILGLSLATAYGLLELLVEGHSPWGCLVGTLTLAAFLSLGMGFSRQVRVTVLLLLPQAFSKQGRTLLLVAAFGLVLQGPCANTLRNFTRASEAVACGAELALNQTAEVLERARQPLVSALNKIKAIAQKAKEVADRVRKFFRSIMDGVKHIARALRNVWYWLLHIGDVCNSELGNPYLKCARVFDDAKDSCMQVIPQAYHLCYVLMPFKLMLCGLASVVQVFCIIPGYIQTFLRESIVTPVRRLINQVRQEFEFNMTATHHFSVDLNASRSLSQVALDLHEAVSMKLHRVREALALMGYTTPLLLMLLYLQALCYRYRYLNWDNFDNFYITSRFLRLDAVRSVAGLPTVLPLSAHEARQYIQPGSIFLSQWEQIFYILATFHLIRHLLLVFLLVFLDYAIFWVLDLARYQLQGEIVARSPVLISITVEGTGSTGKIYRDLVSAFDVLQQGNITILSQRCLLRPSEPNTTGYIVIGVMYGLCFFITLFGNYVSRLRRVICASYYPSREQERISYLYNVLLSRRTKLLAALHRSVRRRAADQGHMSVLQVLARRCSCLAPFISHSRQQQTYCLGCGQPQDEGDTENSVSCSTPGCRGLFCLTCFRLLDNTCSVCASPLSYQGELDLELDSSDEDGPRLWLAAARREGPEQEALLQQWLQETLGRPLLSESSSEFSDLDEEKGLWKRRHRXQRPPEAQSVSIPMPPQPSXPPQKSSAPKAAPSPLQNPQSLCLSFPSPPDPSHLLQNKETKGGHKCES